The region GTAGTCTGCTGTTTTGAGTAATATCGTAGTTAGAGATAAAGCCTTTGTCTTCGTTCAATAGATAACAGTACAATATGCTACCGCCAAATCCCATCGTCCGAGATTTCTTTTCTCAGCCGGCTTCCTGAGCAATGGCACCTGAGTCAGTCACATGGCGAGGCTCAAGCTTCCCACACCActtcccctcctccaccgcgTCTACACCAGaaaccccccccccccccccccccaatTCCTTTTATGTCTCATCTTAATGAAATATGTAACGGATTCTTACCTCTCTCTCAACTATATCAGACACCTACTCGTGACATACTCCTAACTAGCTATTGCCTCTATTATCCTGCAGTGTGCGTGGAAGGTACGGACACGCATCGAGTCTTGTGCGATTAAACGTAGGTGTGTAAGTGCAGTGTAAGCAGTGGCTTACACTAGCAGATCCGTACCTGACTACTGAATGATTACGAAGTTCTACTATGCGAAAGATGCAGTGAGAAACCGGTCTCTGTTCATTTTTAGAGCACAACACCACTCGTACCTTCATGGCGTAAGTTATTGCTCCGGACAATAGAACTCTTATAGCCAGAGAGCAAAATCAAGGCACGCCCCGTAAAGCTTCTTCTATTGCCCGAAGGCGACCCAACACTTGCTCATCGAACATCGTTCTCAATCTCTGGCTCCGCGAGGAATATGACTCCCCACCATACGCTGGCTGCTCTACTTCATCGGCAGCAAGACATATCTTGACCATGTCGCGAAACGAGTCACCGCACTTGTTTGAGACCCTCTGCAGACATGGCGACTGCGTTGACAACGTGGGAGTATCCGGCACTATTGAGTCTTGTGCGTCGTCGAGGCTTTCTCCGAGCAGCAGTTCCCGCACCGCGCGGAACTCCCTCAGCTTCATTGTTGTCAGGTTGTCGAACCTCAAGACGACATCAATGCGTTTCCACAGTGCAATCTCTACAAGAATTATACCAAAACTGTACATGTCATATGCTTTACGATACGACCCCGTGTTCTCGCCTGCTTGGGCAAAAGGGTGCCTGTAGAGTTCAGCCAACGGATCAAAAGCTGCCTTCTCCGTCATCTCAGGCTCGTCATTCGGTCTAGAAAGCTCAAAGCCTGTGATGTACGGCTGTACGAGCTGTTCTTGGTTCCGAACCGGATCGGCCCCAAAAATGAGGATATTCTCGCTGCGCAGGCCCTTATGTAGCCAGTCTACAGCGTGAAAGCTGTGGATGCCTTCGGCGAGTACAGAGCATAGAGATATCCTGGAACTGAGAGAAGGTTTTGGCCGCGTACCTAGTAATTGTCGAAGAGTGGATAAGCGCGGAGGCACTATGGATTCAGCCTCCAGCGGGACTTTGAATACGAGGCCGAATTTTGTGTCGTCCTCCTGTTCAATTGCCTTGACGTATCCAAGGCAGGGTGGACTTCGAAACTCTGTCGGGAGCTCCTGTCGGAGAAGCTCAGCTAGCAGAAGAGACCTGGCTTTTGCCTGGTCTCTagctttcttccttttttgcTCATAGGGCGAGAAGGTTAACCACTCGACCCAGATATGGTGCCCATTCCAGTATTGTAGGTCTCTACTCGGCCCCCGAACTTGTCGACTGCTCTCGTGTTGGGGCCCGAATGCACAATGTATGTTCAGTGGACCTGGACCTTGCGGGAAATCAAACATGTCGCGATCCAGTCCATTAGTAAGAGAAGGCGTAGCTGCCTTTTCTGGCTGGTCAACAGTTATGCACTGGATTTTGATGCTtgtcagcttcttcaaataCTCTCTCCTCGCTTGATCAAGGGGattttgcatttgcattgacCCGCGGTGACACTCTCCATTCGCAGAACTAGCAGAAAAGGGCTTAACCCAGCCCCTTTCAGCATTTGGCTTGTGAGGTGTTAATGCCTGAACCAAATTCTTCAGGCTGGCAATGTCGTCTCGGACTTGCATAATCTCCAAGTAGCTCGAATCCATGGTCCTCTCCAAATCCGCTGCGCTTGCACTATCGAGCAGTGTTATGAGAAACGAGTTAAGCTCCGCCAACTTCTTGATGAGCTCCTCAAACGTACCACGATCGGACGAGGCCCAGACAAATCGTTTGGGTTCCACGAGAACAGTGCGTAGCTTTTTTACCTTGTTGACCGCGCGGCCACGGATCGTTGTGAAGCTCCTGGGACGAGAAGGAGACTCCTTTGAGACGGCATATGTACCTCCCGCGCTGCTGCGAGATATTGAATCTCCGGTGCGGCATATCATGTCCATCAAATTTGTCTGGGGTTCTGCTTCCCAAATACCATGGTGCTCATTCCAATGTGTCGTGGCCACATACTTTCCATTTGCCATTTCAAACTTCTGAAAGAGCGTAT is a window of Pochonia chlamydosporia 170 chromosome 5, whole genome shotgun sequence DNA encoding:
- a CDS encoding protein kinase, catalytic domain-containing protein (similar to Metarhizium robertsii ARSEF 23 XP_007819601.1) — encoded protein: MADALSVVGVGLSAVSLVLQITDECIKGYKYITEAANMPEAYRYLRVRLQMEQQRFLSFAMTAGLLSSESRLYTTLQVNQQLLKGVLIEINTLFQKFEMANGKYVATTHWNEHHGIWEAEPQTNLMDMICRTGDSISRSSAGGTYAVSKESPSRPRSFTTIRGRAVNKVKKLRTVLVEPKRFVWASSDRGTFEELIKKLAELNSFLITLLDSASAADLERTMDSSYLEIMQVRDDIASLKNLVQALTPHKPNAERGWVKPFSASSANGECHRGSMQMQNPLDQARREYLKKLTSIKIQCITVDQPEKAATPSLTNGLDRDMFDFPQGPGPLNIHCAFGPQHESSRQVRGPSRDLQYWNGHHIWVEWLTFSPYEQKRKKARDQAKARSLLLAELLRQELPTEFRSPPCLGYVKAIEQEDDTKFGLVFKVPLEAESIVPPRLSTLRQLLGTRPKPSLSSRISLCSVLAEGIHSFHAVDWLHKGLRSENILIFGADPVRNQEQLVQPYITGFELSRPNDEPEMTEKAAFDPLAELYRHPFAQAGENTGSYRKAYDMYSFGIILVEIALWKRIDVVLRFDNLTTMKLREFRAVRELLLGESLDDAQDSIVPDTPTLSTQSPCLQRVSNKCGDSFRDMVKICLAADEVEQPAYGGESYSSRSQRLRTMFDEQVLGRLRAIEEALRGVP